The sequence AGGACAATTTACCCCATATCTATGtttatttatagatattttttgATGCGTGTTAGATGATAAAGGTTGTGTATACAAAAATGTTGTATATATACAATCAGTAAAcaagacttttgtttttattcagagggcaacaggtaaaaaaaaagaagataataaacaTGACCTTGATATTGCCAGTCCTTACATTTTCACACTAGTGTGCAGAAAAGCTTTTCCAGCAGTTCATAAGTAATGAGTGTAGTGTAGCACCGCCAGTATTTGTCCTTTTCAGACTGTGTCTGAGTAAAGCAGGAATCCAGAGAAGATGCTGTCATCCTCAGTGCTGGCATACACCCCATTCCAGTCTCTGAGCGTCTCCATCCACACCTGATCATCCACCGCCAGCCGCAGCACCACCAGAGTGGACGCCTGGTCGATGTCTTGGCCGTACAGAGAGTCCCGCGTCCTTACCCGCCGGGACCCGTTCACTACCAGGGTGGCTCGCAGTGGCTGATTGCGGACGGTGATGTGGAAGGAGAAGACATAAACCCCGGCGTGGATGCATGTAAAGCTGCTGGAAGTGACATTGAAGTGGTTCTCTTCGTTGTAGAAGACTTTGTCGAAGCGGATTGGGAAGCCAGAGGGAGGGAAGGACTTTCTTGGAGAGATACCTACGCTGAAGGCTGAGCGTTTCTGGGGAACTCCTGATCCCTTAGCTCCTTTGAATCCACGAATGCCCCGCTCACCTCTCATCCCAGGGTAACCTCTGTCCCCTTTTGGCCCCATCATCCCTCTTATGCCTTGTGGTCCCTGAGGTCCTGTAAATCCTGGTTCGCCTGGTGGTCCAGGAGGTCCCTGATCCCCTCGGAGGCCTACAGGACCTGAGGAACCATGCTTGCCGTTCATTCCTGGAATGCCCATTGCTCCTGGAATGCCAGGGGACCCAGTGTCCCCTCGCTCACctttctgtcctctctcccCAAACGTGCCACACTCCCCCTTATCTCCCTTGTCTCCTTTTGGACCTATCCCAACAGCCACTCCTGGAGGTCCAGTTGGCCCCTCTTTTCCCGGTTCTCCTTTCTCACCAGCAGTCCCATTCTGGCCAGGTTCCCCTTTCATCCCACTATCACCTTTGACACCTTGTGACCCTATCTcacctttttccccttttgagCCAACATCACCTGCAAGGTAAGGAAAACTATATCAGAACTGTTGAAGCCTGgaaacaatataaaacaattaAGCAATTACCGGATCAAGTTGGCACCTTTTTGTCCTGGTTTCCCTGGGACTCCCGGTGGCCCAGCTGTCCCACTGCTACCTCTGTCACCTTTATCCCCTGAGACATTGATTCAATGAACAATATCCAACATAAGCAATgagaataattatttttttaactagtGAAGAAGAACAATCTTTTTGATAAGGTCTGTGTAAACGTACTATTCTGAATCACCGTTGTGTAATGTCTGTGTTGTGCCCAAGGGCCGAGTGTTTCATAATATGTCTTTGAATGCAACATACATAATGGGTGCATTCTTTGAATATATGATAatatcattttaatgtttatgtaattagtaattttaaatgtgcatttaaCCATATTATACTCACCTCTGTCTCCTCTTAATCCCATAGGACCACTCACTCCCGGTGGTCCAGGTAAACCAGCTGCTCCTGCAAGGCCTCTTTCCCCAGGTGGCCCTACATAATGAAACGTAGGCTAAGTTCAAAATGTTGAAAGCAAACAAATTAATTGATTAAACCAAAAGCATTTTTCTCAAATGCGCTTTATCAGTAAGTCTCATACCTGCCATTCCTGTGTCTCCCTTTGGCCCCCTGGGGCCTCTCTCAGGGGGACAGCACTCGCAGAAGTTGAAATAGCACTCGTTGTAATCTAGAGTGTAATTCTCGGGGCCAGCACCAGGGGGCTCAGTGCTGTCTCTGTAGTACTGTGGCCGGACCTGATTTGGATAGGTGGTCCTCTCAGTGGTTGGCAGCGGATGGGGCTCCACAGGATTTGCGCTCGGCACTATCTTGAGAGTCTTGGGCATGCTGGTGGTCACAGGGCTGTGCACGGTGATCTGAGGGACGGGTTTCTTGGTGTACTGGTACTTTGGCTTCTGTGTAGTCTTAGCTTCAGCGCAGGACACCACAGTGAGTGTAACCACAACTACAACCACAAGGGTAGACTGACAGGAGATAATCCTCATGGTTGAATGGGATCTGAGAACAGAGTTTAAAGGCTTGTTGTTTGTCTACACTCATTTCATTTTCCATCCACTTTAGATAAAGACAAGAGGTTACAAAAATAGCACATCTGATCAGCAGTTCACTGTTACAAACCACTCAGCATTGTTTCTTCAATTTGgattgtttctctttgtttctcttttagcAGTCATGTGCCATGGTGACTCAAAGAGTCTGCAGTTTGACTATTCAAAGCTGATTTTATGGCTGTGTATTAGTTAATTCTGTTGCTACAAAGTTTAGCTGCAACAAAAACCTGCACACTCATCATCTTTATCAAGATCACTACAATCCTCAACATATGTCATTCTTCtttatacataaaaacaataatttaataaGTAACCCATCAATCAACTTTATGtgcaaaatgtataatttagTAAAATTAATAAGACTCACCCAGTTATGCATAAGTGGTAGGTCATTTATCCTCTCTAGCGGTTTGGAGGCAGCGCCAGGAGCTCCAGGTCTCTCTGATATCCCTGCCAGGCTTGGGCAAAAGA comes from Etheostoma spectabile isolate EspeVRDwgs_2016 chromosome 3, UIUC_Espe_1.0, whole genome shotgun sequence and encodes:
- the otol1b gene encoding otolin 1b, which produces MTYHLCITGSHSTMRIISCQSTLVVVVVVTLTVVSCAEAKTTQKPKYQYTKKPVPQITVHSPVTTSMPKTLKIVPSANPVEPHPLPTTERTTYPNQVRPQYYRDSTEPPGAGPENYTLDYNECYFNFCECCPPERGPRGPKGDTGMAGPPGERGLAGAAGLPGPPGVSGPMGLRGDRGDKGDRGSSGTAGPPGVPGKPGQKGDVGSKGEKGEIGSQGVKGDSGMKGEPGQNGTAGEKGEPGKEGPTGPPGVAVGIGPKGDKGDKGECGTFGERGQKGERGDTGSPGIPGAMGIPGMNGKHGSSGPVGLRGDQGPPGPPGEPGFTGPQGPQGIRGMMGPKGDRGYPGMRGERGIRGFKGAKGSGVPQKRSAFSVGISPRKSFPPSGFPIRFDKVFYNEENHFNVTSSSFTCIHAGVYVFSFHITVRNQPLRATLVVNGSRRVRTRDSLYGQDIDQASTLVVLRLAVDDQVWMETLRDWNGVYASTEDDSIFSGFLLYSDTV